One genomic window of Tatumella citrea includes the following:
- a CDS encoding DUF2627 domain-containing protein: MYGIISKEDMSKDVIVRTASFAEPNISASFSNVPRFSVTLPSGKINI, encoded by the coding sequence ATGTATGGCATTATCAGTAAAGAAGATATGAGTAAAGACGTTATCGTTAGAACTGCTTCCTTTGCCGAACCAAATATTAGTGCCTCATTCAGTAATGTCCCGCGTTTTTCTGTAACACTGCCTTCGGGCAAAATAAACATTTAA
- a CDS encoding YobH family protein — translation MIVRVVIVLAFLWLAMLLSGYGVLTGSHRIAAGLGLSCQYLTAKGLTVSHYLRTDSGVIGKSSCPWLNKSDGLNEVQANPLAVR, via the coding sequence ATGATAGTACGTGTTGTAATCGTGTTAGCTTTCCTCTGGCTGGCAATGCTGTTGAGTGGCTACGGTGTGCTGACAGGTAGTCATAGAATTGCTGCCGGGCTGGGGTTAAGTTGTCAGTACCTTACTGCAAAAGGGTTGACGGTTTCGCACTATCTCAGAACAGATAGCGGTGTCATTGGTAAATCCAGTTGCCCGTGGCTGAATAAAAGTGATGGTTTGAATGAAGTGCAGGCCAATCCACTGGCTGTCAGATAA
- a CDS encoding YebO family protein, producing MNDISLGMGPFMLPALIAVAVIFALIIWFFINRASVRANDRVHLLEALLREQKKQNALLKRLLELNLPPEPVEEEVPEEAPVVAEPEENGYLKFVPER from the coding sequence ATGAATGATATTTCATTAGGAATGGGGCCGTTTATGCTACCTGCATTAATTGCAGTAGCTGTGATTTTTGCCCTGATTATATGGTTCTTTATTAACCGGGCGAGTGTTCGTGCGAATGACCGTGTACATCTGCTCGAAGCATTATTGCGTGAGCAGAAAAAACAGAATGCATTGCTGAAACGTCTGCTGGAACTGAATTTGCCGCCGGAACCTGTAGAAGAAGAGGTCCCGGAAGAAGCACCAGTGGTCGCTGAGCCAGAAGAGAATGGCTATCTTAAATTTGTTCCGGAAAGATAA
- the htpX gene encoding protease HtpX has product MMRIALFLLTNLAVMLVFGLILSLTGIRSGSVQGLMVMAGLFGFGGAFVSLLMSKWMALRSVGGEVIEQPRNETENWLMTTIAQQARQAGIAMPQVAIYHAPDINAFATGARRDASLVAVSTGLLQNMNRDEAEAVLAHEISHIANGDMVTMTLIQGIVNTFVIFISRIIAQIASGFLSSDRDGEENSNGNPLVYFAVATVLELVFGILASIITMWFSRHREFHADAGSAKLVGREKMIAALQRLKTSYEPQEPGNMMAFCINGKGKSLSELFMSHPPLDKRIDALRRGDYLK; this is encoded by the coding sequence ATGATGCGTATAGCTCTTTTCTTGCTGACTAACCTTGCAGTGATGCTGGTGTTTGGTCTGATCCTGAGTCTGACTGGCATTCGATCAGGGAGTGTTCAGGGGCTGATGGTGATGGCTGGCCTGTTTGGTTTTGGTGGCGCATTTGTCTCGTTGCTGATGTCGAAATGGATGGCACTGCGTTCAGTGGGCGGTGAAGTTATTGAACAGCCGCGCAACGAAACCGAAAACTGGCTGATGACTACGATCGCGCAACAGGCGCGTCAGGCTGGCATTGCCATGCCACAGGTGGCTATCTACCATGCCCCGGATATCAATGCTTTTGCTACCGGAGCTCGTCGTGATGCTTCACTGGTCGCAGTCTCTACCGGCTTATTGCAAAATATGAACCGTGATGAGGCTGAGGCTGTACTGGCTCACGAAATAAGTCATATTGCGAATGGTGATATGGTGACCATGACCCTGATCCAGGGGATCGTAAATACCTTTGTGATCTTTATTTCGCGAATTATTGCTCAGATAGCCTCCGGCTTTCTCTCTTCCGATCGTGACGGAGAAGAGAACAGTAATGGCAATCCACTGGTCTATTTTGCAGTGGCAACGGTTCTGGAACTGGTGTTCGGTATTCTGGCCAGCATTATCACTATGTGGTTCTCACGCCATCGGGAGTTTCATGCCGATGCCGGGTCAGCGAAGCTGGTCGGCCGTGAAAAAATGATCGCAGCTCTGCAGCGTCTGAAAACCAGCTACGAGCCACAGGAGCCAGGAAACATGATGGCGTTCTGTATTAATGGTAAAGGGAAATCACTGAGTGAACTGTTTATGTCTCACCCACCATTAGATAAACGTATTGATGCGTTACGTCGTGGTGATTACCTGAAATAA
- a CDS encoding MBL fold metallo-hydrolase, whose translation MAWRNPWYDPAKSHHNPHGFRNSEPDSREKGDLKKWRKMRKQQGVPHPPAEGYAAFSRQWVTTLSLDGEDDRLWWLGHASLMLRITGRYLLIDPVFSRRASPLPFAGPERKTPTPLTVSELPHLDAVLISHNHYDHLDKPTIRQIIAAFPAVQFFVPLGLERWFKSLGARNVVSLDWWQSGMVAGAEIHAVPARHWSRRSLFDKNRSLWCGWVISNSRFRFWFSGDSGFTRSLLAIPQQLGPFTHAALPVGAYAPEWFMKNHHMSPAEAVVLFEAAGQPETVPIHWGVFELGDEGLDTPPLALSDAMSQYPQPVAARFSAWKIGESRPLS comes from the coding sequence ATGGCATGGCGTAACCCCTGGTATGACCCCGCGAAATCTCATCATAATCCGCACGGATTCCGGAATTCGGAACCCGATAGCAGAGAGAAGGGCGACCTGAAAAAATGGAGAAAAATGCGAAAGCAGCAGGGGGTTCCGCACCCACCGGCCGAAGGCTATGCTGCCTTCAGCCGACAGTGGGTGACGACGCTGTCACTTGACGGTGAAGATGACCGTCTGTGGTGGCTCGGACATGCCTCACTGATGTTAAGAATCACGGGTCGTTACCTGTTAATTGATCCGGTTTTTTCACGCAGAGCATCGCCGCTGCCATTTGCCGGTCCTGAAAGGAAAACTCCGACACCGCTGACGGTGAGTGAACTGCCGCATCTTGATGCAGTATTGATCTCTCATAATCACTATGATCATCTGGATAAACCCACTATTCGTCAGATAATTGCAGCCTTTCCGGCAGTGCAGTTTTTTGTTCCGTTGGGGCTGGAGCGCTGGTTTAAAAGTCTGGGAGCTCGTAATGTTGTGAGTTTAGACTGGTGGCAAAGCGGCATGGTCGCCGGTGCAGAAATTCACGCTGTGCCTGCCCGTCACTGGAGCCGGCGAAGTCTGTTCGACAAGAATCGCTCATTATGGTGTGGCTGGGTTATCAGCAATAGTCGTTTCCGGTTCTGGTTCTCCGGCGACAGTGGCTTTACCCGTAGCCTGTTGGCTATCCCACAACAACTGGGGCCATTTACCCATGCGGCATTACCGGTAGGTGCTTATGCCCCTGAGTGGTTTATGAAAAATCACCATATGTCTCCTGCAGAGGCTGTTGTGCTGTTTGAAGCTGCAGGGCAACCTGAAACGGTACCTATTCACTGGGGTGTCTTTGAGCTTGGTGATGAAGGGCTGGATACTCCACCCCTGGCGCTGTCAGATGCCATGAGCCAATATCCACAACCTGTAGCAGCGCGGTTTTCTGCATGGAAAATCGGAGAGAGCAGACCATTATCCTAA
- the cspE gene encoding transcription antiterminator/RNA stability regulator CspE — translation MAKIKGQVKWFNESKGFGFITPADGSKDVFVHFSAIQGNGFKTLAEGQNVEFEIQDGQKGPAAVNVTAI, via the coding sequence ATGGCAAAGATTAAAGGTCAGGTTAAGTGGTTCAACGAGTCTAAAGGTTTTGGTTTCATTACTCCTGCTGACGGCAGCAAAGATGTATTCGTACACTTCTCTGCAATCCAGGGTAACGGCTTCAAAACTCTGGCTGAAGGCCAGAACGTAGAGTTCGAAATTCAGGACGGTCAGAAAGGACCAGCAGCGGTTAACGTAACTGCTATCTGA